The Hevea brasiliensis isolate MT/VB/25A 57/8 chromosome 1, ASM3005281v1, whole genome shotgun sequence genome has a window encoding:
- the LOC110652547 gene encoding rust resistance kinase Lr10: MYDNIEEFLQGDNNLLPIRYSYSDVKKMTRGFKDKLGEGGYGLVYKGKLRSGQLVAIKILGKSKGNGQEFINEVATIGRIYHVNVVRLIGFCVERSKRALIYEFMPNGSLDKYVLLKEGSSPISITSMYEISLGVARGIEYLHRGCDMQILHFDIKPHNILLNQSFVPKISDFGLAKLYSPHNDVVSLTAARGTWGYMAPELINKNLGGASHKADVYSFGILLMEMVGRRKTLNASAEHLSQIYFPSWAHDKLSKGKDVELGDVSDEEKKIANKMVLIALWCTQLEPIHRPSMHEVIKMLEGEFASLEMPPKPLLSLQDKQKEDIKININPTGSTSTQIGDCVDSVSLIANAY; the protein is encoded by the coding sequence ATGTATGATAACATTGAAGAGTTTCTTCAAGGTGACAATAACCTCTTGCCAATTAGATACTCTTATTCTGATGTCAAAAAGATGACAAGAGGTTTTAAAGACAAATTAGGTGAAGGAGGTTATGGCCTTGTATATAAGGGAAAGCTTCGTAGTGGTCAATTGGTGGCAATAAAGATATTGGGTAAGTCTAAAGGTAATGGACAAGAGTTTATCAATGAAGTAGCTACTATTGGAAGAATTTACCATGTTAATGTGGTTCGCCTTATTGGTTTTTGTGTTGAGAGATCAAAACGTGCTCTTATATACGAATTCATGCCTAATGGATCTCTTGATAAATATGTACTTTTAAAAGAAGGCAGTTCCCCAATAAGCATTACAAGCATGTATGAAATTTCCCTTGGAGTGGCTCGAGGCATTGAATATCTTCATCGAGGTTGTGACATGCAAATTTTGCATTTTGATATCAAGCCACACAATATTCTTCTTAATCAAAGTTTTGTtccaaaaatttcagattttggacTTGCAAAGTTATATTCACCACATAATGATGTTGTTTCTCTCACAGCAGCCAGAGGAACTTGGGGTTACATGGCTCCAGAGTTAATCAACAAAAATCTAGGAGGTGCATCTCATAAAGCTGATGTATATagttttgggatcttattgatggAAATGGTTGGAAGAAGAAAGACCTTGAATGCGTCTGCTGAGCATCTAAGCCAAATTTACTTTCCTTCATGGGCTCATGACAAACTCAGTAAAGGAAAGGATGTAGAATTGGGTGATGTTTCAGACGaggaaaagaaaatagcaaaCAAAATGGTTCTAATAGCATTATGGTGTACTCAGTTGGAACCCATTCATCGTCCATCAATGCATGAAGTTATAAAGATGCTTGAAGGAGAGTTTGCAAGCTTAGAAATGCCTCCAAAGCCTTTACTTTCACTACAAGACAAGCAAAAGGAGGATATTAAAATCAACATAAATCCAACAGGGTCAACAAGTACACAAATAGGTGATTGTGTGGATTCAGTTAGTTTGATTGCAAATGCATATTAA